In one window of Paracoccus saliphilus DNA:
- a CDS encoding arsenate reductase (azurin) large subunit, translating into MAYKRHIDRLPIIPADAKVQNAVCHYCIVGCGYKAYTWPINRQGGTDPSQNVFGVDLSEQQPQDTEAWYAPSMYNIVKQDGRDVQLVIKPDVNCVVNSGLGSVRGARMAENHPSTVTGTQGHRLTDPLTWRYGTYQQTSWEDAFDLVARVTARIVTDGSEDDLIVSMFDHGGSGGGYENTWGTGKLYFESMKVKNVRIHNRPAYNSEVHATRDMGVGELNNAYEDAELTDTLVAWGCNPLECQTNYFLNHWVPNLQGITSDKKAELLPDEPHEPAKIIFIDPRRNVSVNAAEQAAGTDNVLHLPINSGTDLALANAIFTHIVEQGWHDQDFIDAHTLREAAEHPAEFPAKGASDANPGLLTSFEDAVETNRMSLEEAAEICGVPADDIRKAAEWMAEPKEGGARRRMMIGYEKGIIWGNDNYRTNGAIVNISLATRNIGHLGGGCVRMGGHQEGYFRPSEGHVGRPAAYVDQLIIDGKGGVHHIWACNHYRTTLNATEFKRIYNHRTNMVKEAMDSVAGQGRDALVDAIVGAIAEGGLFAVNVDIIQNEMGSQAHVVLPAAQQGEMNLTSMNGERRMRLAEKYMDPPGHAMPDCLIAAGIAQHMERVLSEAGNSDYAANFQGYDWKNEEDAFRDGYQSAHPDVTYERLRGMGTNGFQEPPQGLDGETIIGTDRLYKDGKFSTDDGLARFMAGPWRGLVTPGKQEESESYTFLINNGRSNLNWQNWFLDQENDFVTDRWPYPFIEMNPEDMAENGIEPGDLVEVFNGNGATQAIAYPTETATRGETFMLFGSPRGTQGNIVSKGVNELVIPVYKQTWADIRKIADVPEAARHISFKSKEFRF; encoded by the coding sequence ATGGCTTACAAGAGACATATCGACCGCCTGCCGATCATCCCGGCGGACGCAAAAGTTCAAAATGCGGTTTGCCATTATTGCATCGTCGGCTGCGGCTACAAGGCTTACACTTGGCCGATCAACCGGCAAGGCGGCACTGATCCATCGCAAAACGTCTTTGGCGTGGATCTGAGTGAGCAGCAACCTCAGGACACTGAAGCATGGTATGCGCCCTCGATGTATAACATTGTGAAACAGGACGGCCGAGACGTTCAACTGGTCATCAAGCCCGATGTGAACTGCGTGGTAAATTCCGGTCTCGGCTCGGTGCGCGGCGCGCGCATGGCCGAGAACCACCCCTCGACCGTTACCGGCACCCAAGGACATCGGCTGACCGATCCGCTGACCTGGCGTTACGGAACATATCAGCAGACAAGCTGGGAGGATGCATTCGATCTGGTTGCAAGGGTGACAGCGCGGATCGTGACGGACGGGTCCGAGGACGATCTGATCGTATCAATGTTCGATCATGGCGGCTCGGGTGGTGGCTATGAAAACACCTGGGGCACCGGGAAGCTGTATTTCGAGAGCATGAAGGTCAAGAATGTCCGCATTCACAACCGCCCCGCATATAATTCCGAGGTTCATGCCACGCGAGATATGGGTGTTGGCGAATTGAACAACGCCTATGAGGACGCCGAACTCACCGACACACTGGTTGCCTGGGGATGCAATCCTCTGGAGTGCCAGACGAACTACTTCCTCAACCACTGGGTGCCGAACCTGCAGGGCATCACGTCGGACAAGAAAGCCGAATTGCTGCCGGACGAACCGCATGAGCCCGCCAAGATCATCTTTATCGACCCGCGCAGAAACGTCTCGGTCAATGCGGCAGAGCAAGCCGCAGGGACCGATAACGTTCTGCATTTGCCAATCAATTCGGGAACCGATCTGGCACTGGCGAACGCGATCTTCACGCATATCGTCGAACAAGGCTGGCATGATCAGGATTTCATCGACGCTCACACGTTGCGCGAAGCCGCCGAACACCCGGCAGAGTTCCCGGCGAAGGGCGCATCAGACGCAAATCCTGGCCTGCTGACCAGCTTCGAGGATGCCGTCGAGACGAACCGGATGTCACTGGAGGAGGCCGCTGAAATCTGCGGCGTTCCGGCTGACGATATCCGCAAGGCCGCCGAATGGATGGCCGAGCCGAAAGAAGGCGGTGCCCGTCGTCGCATGATGATTGGCTATGAAAAGGGGATCATCTGGGGCAACGATAATTACCGCACCAATGGCGCTATCGTGAATATCTCTCTGGCAACCAGGAATATCGGGCATTTGGGCGGAGGTTGCGTCCGGATGGGAGGCCATCAGGAGGGCTATTTCCGCCCGAGTGAAGGTCATGTGGGACGGCCCGCGGCCTATGTTGATCAACTCATCATCGATGGCAAAGGGGGTGTGCATCATATCTGGGCCTGTAACCATTACCGAACCACTTTGAACGCCACCGAGTTCAAGCGGATCTACAACCACCGCACCAATATGGTGAAAGAGGCCATGGATTCGGTTGCAGGACAGGGGCGAGACGCCCTGGTCGATGCCATTGTCGGCGCGATTGCCGAGGGTGGGCTCTTCGCGGTGAACGTGGATATCATCCAGAACGAGATGGGTAGTCAGGCGCATGTCGTCCTGCCCGCCGCCCAGCAGGGCGAGATGAACCTGACTTCCATGAATGGAGAGAGGCGCATGCGGCTGGCCGAGAAATACATGGACCCACCGGGTCACGCGATGCCCGATTGCCTCATCGCGGCAGGAATCGCCCAGCATATGGAGCGCGTGCTCTCCGAGGCGGGCAACAGCGACTATGCCGCCAATTTCCAGGGCTATGACTGGAAAAACGAAGAAGACGCCTTCCGCGACGGCTATCAATCCGCCCATCCCGATGTCACCTATGAACGGCTGCGGGGAATGGGGACGAATGGTTTTCAGGAGCCTCCCCAAGGGCTGGACGGCGAAACTATCATCGGCACAGACCGGCTTTACAAGGACGGTAAGTTCTCTACCGATGACGGGCTCGCGCGCTTCATGGCTGGGCCATGGCGTGGCCTGGTTACTCCCGGAAAACAGGAAGAGAGCGAATCCTACACGTTCCTGATCAATAACGGTCGCTCAAATCTCAACTGGCAGAACTGGTTCCTGGACCAGGAGAATGACTTTGTCACCGACCGCTGGCCCTATCCGTTCATTGAGATGAACCCCGAGGACATGGCGGAGAACGGCATCGAGCCGGGGGACCTGGTGGAAGTCTTCAATGGAAACGGTGCCACGCAGGCGATAGCCTACCCGACCGAGACGGCCACGCGAGGTGAAACCTTCATGCTGTTCGGTTCGCCGCGGGGAACCCAGGGCAATATCGTCAGCAAAGGTGTGAACGAATTGGTGATCCCCGTCTATAAGCAGACATGGGCGGACATTCGCAAAATAGCGGACGTCCCGGAAGCCGCACGGCATATTTCGTTCAAGTCGAAGGAGTTCCGGTTCTGA
- a CDS encoding arsenate reductase (azurin) small subunit, producing MTKCNRLIDAGRRQFLRGGMMATAGAAATTFAGTQEAKAQAALARVEYPANRLGNVADLTENEPLDVSYPDDDSPGVLLKLGHAVEGGAGPDGDIVGFSVLCPHKGWYLGYNADDRTFNCPGHYSRFDAEAGGQQVWGHATSNLPQFNLRVDDDGEIYAEGVDELIFGRLSNTL from the coding sequence ATGACAAAATGCAATCGCTTGATCGATGCCGGGCGCCGCCAGTTCCTGCGAGGCGGGATGATGGCCACCGCGGGTGCGGCCGCGACGACATTTGCCGGAACGCAAGAGGCCAAGGCGCAGGCTGCGCTCGCGCGGGTTGAATATCCGGCGAACCGGCTCGGCAACGTGGCCGACCTGACCGAAAACGAACCGCTCGACGTCAGTTACCCAGATGATGACAGCCCCGGAGTGTTGCTCAAGCTTGGGCATGCGGTGGAAGGCGGCGCCGGGCCAGATGGGGATATCGTCGGCTTCTCCGTCCTGTGCCCGCACAAGGGCTGGTATCTGGGTTATAACGCTGATGACCGGACCTTCAATTGCCCCGGCCATTATTCGCGTTTCGATGCAGAAGCGGGCGGGCAGCAGGTCTGGGGGCATGCCACCAGCAACCTGCCGCAATTCAATCTGCGCGTCGATGATGACGGCGAGATCTATGCCGAAGGCGTGGACGAGCTGATCTTTGGCCGCCTGTCCAATACGCTCTGA
- a CDS encoding sigma-54-dependent transcriptional regulator has product MLNQRRIALIEDDEIMGGSIAQRLKLEGAEIIWYKQMVRALGAIRTPRAPIDAVICDIILPDGTGEDLFATLCRTSTPPPFLFITGQGSIAQAVRLMQSGAVDYVTKPFDMSVFLDRLALLMKPRNALEMPPLVGISPAAQRVEELVEQAANRNGHVTILGGPGTGKISIAKRLHELSDRCSAPFLTVNFARDQKVEQALFAAGGAMDAVGEGILCLQSIDRMSEALQDRLLTSLDRDFSGRIISTTDPTIEDEVASGSFRADLFAQLSEVEIPVPPFRQRPEDAVWLMNRLFDQLNAKHDPPLRGISALAEQALRGHDLSGGGREIRTRLTRAFQTARDGWIQPADLFPERLAEGDWFLSLAEARDAAERSQIIAALEQTGGHLGKTAKLLRIARTTLWEKMQKFGLS; this is encoded by the coding sequence ATGCTAAATCAACGCCGCATTGCTCTAATCGAAGATGACGAAATCATGGGCGGCTCAATCGCGCAGAGACTGAAATTGGAAGGAGCCGAGATCATCTGGTATAAACAGATGGTTCGGGCACTGGGCGCAATTCGCACCCCGCGCGCGCCCATTGACGCGGTGATCTGCGACATCATCCTGCCGGACGGCACTGGCGAGGATTTGTTCGCAACGCTATGCCGAACCTCTACTCCACCCCCATTTTTGTTCATCACAGGGCAGGGAAGCATCGCCCAGGCGGTTCGCCTCATGCAGTCCGGCGCCGTGGATTACGTAACGAAGCCTTTCGACATGTCGGTGTTTCTGGATCGGTTGGCATTGCTGATGAAACCACGCAATGCACTTGAAATGCCTCCTCTGGTGGGTATTTCGCCTGCAGCGCAGAGAGTCGAAGAACTGGTGGAGCAGGCCGCCAACCGTAACGGCCATGTCACGATTCTTGGTGGTCCGGGCACCGGAAAAATCTCGATTGCTAAGCGACTACACGAACTTTCCGACCGCTGCTCTGCACCTTTCTTGACCGTAAATTTCGCGAGGGACCAAAAGGTCGAGCAAGCGCTGTTCGCAGCAGGCGGCGCAATGGACGCTGTTGGAGAGGGCATCCTTTGCCTGCAATCCATCGATCGGATGAGCGAAGCGTTACAAGATCGTTTGCTCACGTCGCTCGATCGGGATTTTTCCGGCCGCATCATTTCGACCACCGACCCGACAATCGAGGACGAGGTTGCATCGGGGTCGTTCCGCGCCGATCTGTTTGCTCAACTCTCCGAGGTCGAAATTCCGGTCCCGCCTTTTCGTCAACGGCCTGAAGATGCGGTATGGCTGATGAATCGTCTCTTCGACCAACTGAATGCAAAACACGATCCCCCATTGCGCGGCATCAGCGCCCTGGCCGAACAGGCCCTGCGCGGCCACGATCTCTCCGGTGGCGGTCGGGAAATTCGGACCCGTCTGACACGGGCGTTTCAGACCGCGCGAGACGGCTGGATACAGCCCGCAGATCTTTTTCCCGAGAGACTTGCCGAAGGTGACTGGTTCCTGTCCCTGGCAGAAGCACGTGATGCGGCAGAGCGGTCGCAGATTATCGCAGCGCTGGAACAGACCGGCGGACATCTTGGCAAGACCGCAAAACTATTGCGGATCGCCCGGACGACATTATGGGAAAAGATGCAGAAATTCGGGCTTTCCTGA
- a CDS encoding ATP-binding protein, with amino-acid sequence MGPFLYLPLSLRVPLLAAVLMILVGVIASHQVLSTLDRVQDNRLRELARLHIEGLSLALGPSVLRKDIWEVYDTLDRASSTGSSRRMLLTVVADETGKVLAATDPRRVPIDTSIDALAEEAQRLDAITFARNSSHVRVRAPLVYQGRDVGKIVADLDVRDMSAERRRAELLLIIGNTLLTTAMALAGYLAVRRMLRPVTQLARRMDATIGQPIPIPAVQVPRGDSEVARLFQTYNAMAEAIEARSEAERQLAERERFVSLGQLSSSLAHEINNPLGGLINATDTIRRFADRPDVVRQSAELLERGLKHLRDVTHATLEQNRIDQDGADMSLDDLADLRLLIGPEITRHEQRLDWRIELDPKNLSGHDAGMLRQILLNLLLNASNAAKHGGKVGLHAYLAGDALRFEIFDNGPGMPAPALRRLQGSEPILPGEGVGLRMVRELVGMLAGTITHLAPPDGGTRIIISLPCNPPTPASQSC; translated from the coding sequence ATGGGCCCCTTCCTTTATCTCCCCCTCTCGCTTCGTGTTCCACTTTTGGCAGCAGTGTTGATGATATTGGTAGGTGTGATTGCGTCGCATCAGGTGCTTTCGACGCTTGATCGAGTGCAGGACAACAGACTTCGTGAGCTTGCCCGGCTTCATATTGAAGGTCTGTCACTGGCGCTTGGTCCCTCTGTTCTACGAAAAGATATCTGGGAGGTTTACGACACGCTCGACCGGGCCAGTTCTACGGGAAGTTCGCGCAGAATGCTTCTGACTGTCGTTGCCGACGAAACCGGGAAGGTCCTGGCAGCGACGGATCCTCGGCGAGTCCCGATCGACACCTCAATCGATGCATTAGCGGAGGAGGCTCAACGCCTCGACGCGATTACATTTGCAAGAAATTCCTCGCATGTCAGGGTTCGTGCCCCATTGGTTTACCAGGGGCGCGATGTCGGAAAAATCGTAGCGGATCTCGATGTCAGAGACATGAGTGCCGAGCGTCGGCGCGCGGAACTTTTGCTGATTATTGGCAATACGCTGTTAACTACTGCAATGGCACTTGCCGGATATCTTGCGGTTCGGCGAATGCTGCGCCCCGTAACGCAACTGGCGCGACGGATGGATGCGACAATCGGGCAGCCCATTCCAATTCCCGCTGTCCAGGTTCCGCGCGGAGATTCGGAAGTTGCACGCCTCTTTCAGACCTACAATGCGATGGCCGAAGCCATTGAGGCGCGCAGCGAGGCCGAACGCCAATTGGCTGAACGTGAGCGGTTTGTGAGTCTCGGACAGCTTTCTTCCTCGCTCGCCCACGAGATCAACAATCCCCTGGGCGGTCTGATAAATGCGACCGACACCATCCGCCGCTTTGCCGACCGGCCGGATGTGGTTCGGCAATCGGCTGAATTGCTCGAGCGCGGATTAAAACATTTGCGGGACGTGACTCACGCCACACTCGAGCAAAACCGGATAGATCAAGATGGCGCGGATATGTCGCTGGATGATCTGGCAGATCTGCGCCTGCTGATCGGCCCTGAAATTACCAGGCACGAGCAACGGCTCGATTGGCGGATCGAACTCGACCCGAAAAATTTATCGGGTCACGATGCAGGAATGCTTCGGCAGATTCTGCTCAACCTGCTGCTGAACGCATCAAACGCAGCAAAGCATGGGGGAAAAGTTGGGTTGCATGCGTATCTGGCCGGAGATGCATTGCGGTTCGAAATTTTCGATAATGGACCCGGAATGCCCGCCCCTGCCCTACGGCGCCTGCAAGGTTCGGAGCCGATTTTGCCCGGCGAAGGGGTCGGATTGCGAATGGTGCGAGAACTTGTGGGAATGCTGGCCGGAACCATCACACATTTAGCCCCACCGGATGGCGGCACCCGGATCATCATCTCACTTCCATGTAATCCACCAACTCCGGCCAGCCAATCATGCTAA
- a CDS encoding PhnD/SsuA/transferrin family substrate-binding protein translates to MFSIGAATLGFLSRQADAQTSFRLGLTPVFLDNDSETIDRLRTSLSYAAGMPVTLVQKRTYQEVTGLLLEGGVDAAWLCGYPFLQHRDELSLVAVPLWQGTPTYRSYLITSKEDQASGLTDLRGGAHAFSDPNSNSGYLVTASDLARNNLRPEQFFSRIIFTYGHRNVVRAVAGGLVRSGSVDGYVWEALTKVEPELTDRTRVISRSEPLGFPPFCARTDRIGEPDLAVFQAALLQMTESERGRDALTLLQLDGMIRGEVALFDGILTRMQDLAGHH, encoded by the coding sequence ATGTTTTCTATCGGCGCAGCAACGCTCGGTTTTCTAAGTCGACAAGCCGACGCACAAACGAGCTTTCGATTAGGGCTAACGCCGGTGTTTCTCGACAATGACTCCGAAACCATCGATCGCCTGCGCACATCTCTGAGCTATGCGGCGGGCATGCCGGTCACCCTGGTCCAGAAACGCACATACCAGGAGGTAACCGGATTACTGCTCGAAGGCGGTGTGGATGCGGCGTGGTTGTGTGGCTATCCATTCCTCCAACATCGGGATGAGCTTTCCCTGGTCGCTGTCCCGCTCTGGCAAGGCACGCCGACCTATCGGTCCTACCTGATCACTTCTAAAGAAGATCAGGCATCGGGCCTGACCGACCTTAGAGGCGGAGCACACGCATTCTCAGATCCTAATTCGAATTCCGGATATCTCGTAACAGCCTCCGATCTCGCTCGCAACAATCTGAGGCCGGAGCAATTTTTCTCTCGTATCATTTTCACTTACGGGCACAGGAATGTCGTCAGGGCAGTGGCGGGCGGCCTTGTCAGATCGGGCAGCGTGGATGGATATGTCTGGGAAGCACTCACGAAGGTGGAACCAGAACTTACTGATCGCACCCGGGTCATTTCCCGATCCGAACCTCTGGGCTTTCCGCCGTTCTGCGCAAGGACAGACCGGATCGGCGAACCCGATCTTGCCGTATTTCAGGCGGCCTTGCTACAGATGACCGAGTCCGAGCGAGGGCGAGATGCCTTGACGCTGTTGCAACTGGACGGAATGATTCGGGGAGAAGTGGCCTTGTTCGATGGTATCCTCACCCGGATGCAGGATCTCGCTGGACATCACTGA
- a CDS encoding helix-turn-helix domain-containing protein — translation MDTNRIDQLASLAHPQRLALFRLLVRRYPDRVSAGELAEAIDARQNTLSSYLTSLRAAGLISQAREGRSLLYRAEIEQSAALIGYLVADCCRGRPDLCQPFIQPTPSGERPMSDRKYNVLFICTGNSARSIFGESILRFEAGDRFNAYSAGTYPYSELNPFAVEMLDHKGHDISALRAKNIAEFQGPDAPVMDFVFTVCDRAANEECPAWAGQPISAHWGMPDPVKAEGTEAEKKLAFQQAYAGLRNRILAFTALPLDSLDRISLQHRVDDIARDLEAQ, via the coding sequence ATGGATACGAATCGCATAGATCAACTCGCCTCGCTCGCCCATCCGCAACGGTTGGCCCTGTTTCGGCTGCTAGTGCGGCGCTATCCGGACCGGGTTTCCGCCGGAGAGCTGGCCGAGGCAATCGATGCGCGACAGAACACCCTGTCATCCTACCTGACCTCGCTGCGCGCGGCCGGGTTGATCTCGCAGGCCCGCGAGGGCCGATCATTGCTTTACCGTGCCGAGATCGAGCAATCCGCGGCGCTGATCGGCTACCTTGTCGCCGATTGCTGCCGTGGCCGCCCCGACCTTTGCCAGCCATTCATTCAACCCACCCCTTCCGGAGAAAGACCCATGTCCGATCGGAAATACAATGTCCTGTTCATCTGCACGGGCAATTCCGCCCGCTCGATCTTTGGCGAATCAATCCTGCGCTTCGAGGCCGGGGACCGCTTTAACGCCTATTCCGCCGGCACATATCCCTATTCCGAACTGAACCCGTTCGCTGTCGAGATGCTCGATCACAAGGGGCATGACATCAGCGCCCTGCGGGCCAAGAATATCGCCGAGTTCCAGGGCCCCGACGCGCCAGTCATGGATTTCGTGTTCACCGTCTGCGACCGCGCCGCGAATGAGGAATGCCCGGCATGGGCAGGCCAGCCGATCAGCGCGCATTGGGGGATGCCCGATCCGGTGAAGGCAGAGGGGACCGAGGCAGAGAAGAAACTGGCCTTCCAGCAGGCCTATGCCGGTTTACGCAACCGTATCCTCGCCTTTACCGCATTGCCGCTGGACAGCCTTGATCGCATTTCGCTGCAACATCGCGTGGACGACATCGCCCGCGACCTGGAGGCACAATGA
- a CDS encoding ArsJ-associated glyceraldehyde-3-phosphate dehydrogenase — protein MTVTYALNGLGRIGKLALRPLLESGAEIAWINDATGDPEMHAHLLEFDSVHGRWPAEFSHDAKSISVNGTRLPVHNVKRIEDLPLGGVDVVIDCTGVFKSEAKLAPYFAAGVKKVIVSAPVKDGPVANIVYGVNHATYDPARHDIVTAASCTTNCLAPVVKVIHEGLGIRHGSITTIHDVTNTQTIVDRPAKDLRRARSALNSLIPTTTGSATAITLIYPELKGRLNGHAVRVPLLNASLTDCVFEVARETSAEEVNAMLRAAAEGPLQGILGFEDRPLVSADYVNDTRSSIVDGPSTMVVAGTQVKIYAWYDNEMGYAHRLVDVARMVGASL, from the coding sequence ATGACCGTCACCTATGCGCTGAACGGGCTTGGCCGGATCGGCAAGCTGGCGCTGCGGCCACTGCTGGAAAGCGGGGCAGAGATCGCCTGGATCAACGATGCGACAGGCGATCCCGAGATGCACGCCCATCTGCTGGAATTCGACAGTGTGCATGGCCGCTGGCCCGCCGAGTTCAGCCACGATGCGAAGAGTATCAGCGTCAATGGCACCCGCCTGCCGGTGCATAACGTGAAGCGCATCGAGGATTTGCCATTGGGTGGGGTCGATGTGGTGATCGATTGCACCGGGGTGTTCAAGAGCGAGGCGAAACTCGCCCCCTATTTCGCCGCCGGGGTGAAGAAGGTGATTGTCAGCGCGCCGGTCAAGGATGGGCCGGTCGCAAATATCGTGTATGGCGTCAATCACGCGACCTACGACCCCGCCCGGCATGACATCGTCACGGCGGCAAGCTGCACGACGAACTGCCTGGCCCCGGTGGTCAAGGTCATCCATGAGGGGCTGGGTATCCGCCACGGCTCGATCACCACGATCCATGATGTGACCAATACACAAACCATCGTGGACCGCCCGGCCAAGGATCTACGGCGTGCCCGCTCGGCGTTGAATTCGTTGATCCCGACCACGACCGGCTCGGCCACGGCGATCACGCTGATCTATCCCGAGCTCAAGGGGCGGTTGAACGGTCATGCGGTGCGGGTGCCGCTGCTCAACGCTTCGCTGACCGATTGCGTGTTCGAGGTGGCCCGCGAGACCAGCGCCGAAGAGGTCAACGCGATGTTGCGCGCCGCCGCCGAGGGGCCGCTGCAAGGCATCCTTGGCTTCGAGGACCGCCCGCTGGTCTCGGCCGATTACGTGAATGACACAAGGTCGAGCATCGTGGACGGGCCGTCGACGATGGTTGTCGCGGGGACGCAGGTCAAGATTTACGCGTGGTATGACAACGAGATGGGCTATGCCCATAGGCTGGTCGATGTCGCGCGCATGGTCGGGGCGTCGCTGTGA
- the arsJ gene encoding organoarsenical effux MFS transporter ArsJ has protein sequence MLTDGALRMLVLLHFHTLGFSPVQLAYLFLLYELAGIVTNLSAGWIAARFGLTSTLYAGLGIQVLALLALAALDPGWSLWASVVYVMAVQGASGVAKDLSKMSAKSAVKLLAPSGEGGLFWWVALLTGSKNAVKGAGFLLGAVLLAVLGFVPAILAMALVLALILLAVLLKMPAGLPQGRKGAKFREVFSKDRNINRLSAARLFLFGARDVWFVVGIPIYFYAVLSDGSEEGNRAAFFMIGTFMAVWTILYGAVQAAAPRLLGAAKRPEAELIREARRWAGFLFLVPAALAVLIWSVGAPGAGLTAAIVIGLLVFGAIFAVNSSLHSYLILAFSTSGRVTMDVGFYYMANAAGRLLGTLLSGLSYQLGGLALCLASAALLIALSWAGAGRLRSA, from the coding sequence ATGCTGACCGATGGCGCCCTGCGGATGCTGGTGCTGCTGCATTTCCATACGCTCGGTTTCTCGCCGGTGCAGCTGGCCTACCTGTTCCTGCTTTATGAGCTGGCGGGCATCGTCACCAATCTCTCGGCGGGCTGGATCGCCGCGCGTTTCGGCCTGACCTCGACGCTTTATGCGGGGCTGGGCATCCAGGTGCTGGCGCTTCTGGCGCTGGCGGCGCTCGATCCGGGCTGGAGCCTTTGGGCCTCGGTCGTCTATGTCATGGCGGTGCAGGGTGCGTCGGGCGTCGCCAAGGACCTGTCCAAGATGAGCGCGAAAAGCGCCGTCAAGCTGCTTGCCCCCTCGGGCGAGGGCGGGTTGTTTTGGTGGGTGGCGCTGCTGACCGGCTCCAAGAACGCGGTGAAGGGGGCGGGCTTCCTGCTTGGGGCGGTGCTGTTGGCCGTTCTGGGCTTCGTGCCCGCGATCCTGGCGATGGCCCTGGTGCTGGCGCTGATCCTGCTTGCGGTCCTGCTGAAGATGCCGGCGGGGCTGCCGCAGGGCAGGAAAGGCGCGAAGTTCCGCGAAGTGTTTTCCAAGGACCGGAATATCAACCGCCTGTCGGCAGCGCGGCTGTTCCTGTTCGGCGCCCGCGATGTCTGGTTCGTCGTCGGCATCCCGATCTATTTCTACGCGGTGCTGTCCGACGGGTCGGAAGAGGGCAACCGCGCTGCCTTCTTCATGATCGGCACATTCATGGCGGTCTGGACCATCCTTTATGGGGCGGTGCAGGCGGCTGCGCCGCGCCTGCTTGGGGCCGCCAAGCGCCCCGAGGCGGAATTGATCCGGGAAGCCCGGCGTTGGGCCGGGTTCCTGTTCCTCGTCCCGGCGGCTTTGGCCGTGCTGATCTGGAGCGTGGGCGCACCGGGTGCGGGACTGACCGCCGCGATCGTGATCGGCCTGCTGGTCTTTGGTGCCATCTTCGCGGTCAACTCCTCGCTGCATTCCTACCTGATCCTCGCCTTCTCGACCTCCGGGCGGGTGACGATGGATGTGGGGTTTTACTACATGGCCAATGCCGCCGGCCGGTTACTGGGCACGCTGTTGTCGGGGCTCAGTTATCAGCTTGGGGGGCTGGCGCTTTGCCTCGCGAGCGCCGCCTTGCTGATTGCCCTCAGTTGGGCGGGGGCAGGGCGGTTGCGGTCGGCGTGA